In Yarrowia lipolytica chromosome 1F, complete sequence, a genomic segment contains:
- a CDS encoding uncharacterized protein (Compare to YALI0F10307g, weakly similar to uniprot|P25301 Saccharomyces cerevisiae YDR004w RAD57 DNA repair protein and KLLA0E17567g Kluyveromyces lactis), producing MADLYRQTTDDITIEFEDKYEDQFEAFVKYQVSTCDLLTADPRLVGAWGEQKVLKCHQLATDLESRLSEHISMERVDFDVDSERERPLDAISTGVRKIDTVMNGGFPTGTLCEVAGESAAGKSHFLLQLCVNVQLARGEGGLGKKAVFISTESGLETRRLVQMMDHVIKLGHDNISLHHVSFIACKDLEQQDRVFQYNLPNLLEDSSYGLVVIDSLAAHYRSEELTSKGDFSSRDKRLLRTLHHLKGLARKHNVAVVFANQISALPGRELTIGAEFLPTLLEKQLPYFSGWKAPVVSHTQDGREKLVPDATPQDFMLSSSESDNHPSGSPMLSQLSSQHSLPSFSSQQPLFPVGSKVPTLGQVLANSVDIRVVLKHTDSHRTFEVVFSNPYKFDTSVIPYEITTGALVDKDDMELVEHELL from the coding sequence ATGGCAGACCTGTATCGACAGACGACAGATGATATCACGATCGAGTTTGAAGACAAGTACGAGGACCAGTTCGAGGCATTTGTCAAGTACCAGGTGTCGACATGCGACTTACTGACGGCAGATCCAAGACTGGTAGGAGCATGGGGCGAACAAAAGGTGCTCAAGTGCCACCAGCTGGCCACCGACCTGGAGAGTCGCCTTTCCGAACACATTAGCATGGAGCGAGTCGACTTTGATGTTGATTCCGAGCGGGAGCGGCCGCTGGACGCGATTTCGACTGGAGTCCGAAAGATTGACACGGTCATGAATGGAGGTTTTCCTACTGGCACCCTATGCGAGGTTGCCGGCGAGTCGGCGGCCGGTAAGTCGCATTTCCTTCTGCAATTGTGCGTCAACGTGCAATTGGCGCGAGGGGAAGGAGGTCTGGGCAAAAAGGCAGTGTTTATATCGACCGAAAGCGGACTGGAAACTCGCCGACTGGTGCAAATGATGGACCACGTGATCAAGCTGGGTCACGACAACATCTCGCTTCATCACGTGTCGTTTATAGCGTGCAAAGACCTCGAACAGCAGGACAGAGTCTTCCAATACAATCTCCCCAATCTCCTGGAAGACAGCTCGTACGGTCTTGTGGTGATTGACTCGTTGGCTGCTCACTACCGATCCGAAGAACTCACGTCCAAGGGCGACTTCTCCTCTCGAGATAAACGTCTCTTGCGCACCCTGCACCATCTCAAGGGACTAGCCCGAAAACACAACGTCGCAGTGGTGTTTGCCAACCAGATTTCTGCTCTACCAGGGAGAGAACTGACTATTGGAGCTGAGTTTCTCCCTACTCTGCTGGAGAAACAATTGCCGTATTTCTCGGGCTGGAAAGCGCCCGTTGTCTCGCATACTCAAGATGGTAGAGAGAAACTTGTGCCGGACGCTACTCCTCAAGATTTCATGCTCTCGTCTTCCGAGTCAGATAACCACCCCTCGGGCAGTCCCATGCTCTCACAATTGTCCTCTCAACACTCACTACCATCTTTTTCTTCGCAGCAACCGCTATTTCCCGTGGGATCCAAAGTTCCTACTCTGGGCCAAGTTCTAGCCAATTCTGTGGACATCCGAGTGGTTCTCAAACACACGGACTCCCATAGAACCTTTGAGGTGGTTTTCTCAAACCCATACAAGTTTGACACCTCCGTAATTCCCTACGAAATCACCACAGGTGCTCTTGtggacaaggacgacatgGAGCTTGTGGAACATGAGCTCTTGTAA
- a CDS encoding uncharacterized protein (Truncated form of YALI0F10373g, some similarities with uniprot|P18899 Saccharomyces cerevisiae YMR173w DDR48 heat shock protein) produces the protein MRYLKTVALSAALVAAHPAASNMEDSAALNKRGGYYHHDSWPYYRPQKDNCDPKIVTQLVTSWKESPVVTKTNTVTSWKEPATVTVTKTEQGQVIVKTVYPDNPKPTHWDWDHKDPEHHWDPKDPVDPKDPEHHWDPKDPEHHWDPKDPVDPKDPEHPLWTPKDP, from the coding sequence ATGCGATATCTGAAGACTGTGGCCCTCTCTGCCGCCCTCGTGGCTGCCCACCCTGCTGCCTCCAACATGGAGGACTCTGCTGCCCTCAACAAGCGAGGTGGCTACTACCACCATGACTCCTGGCCTTACTACAGACCCCAGAAGGACAATTGTGACCCCAAGATCGTAACCCAGCTCGTTACCTCCTGGAAGGAGTCTCCTGTcgtcaccaagaccaacacTGTCACCTCTTGGAAGGAGCCTGCTACCGTTACTGTTACTAAGACTGAGCAGGGCCAGGTGATCGTCAAGACTGTCTACCCCGACAACCCCAAGCCCACCCACTGGGACTGGGACCATAAGGACCCCGAGCACCACTGGGACCCCAAGGACCCTGTCGACCCCAAGGACCCCGAGCACCACTGGGACCCCAAGGACCCCGAGCACCACTGGGACCCCAAGGACCCTGTCGACCCCAAGGACCCCGAGCACCCACTGTGGACCCCAAAGGACCCTTGA